In Arthrobacter sp. PAMC25284, a single genomic region encodes these proteins:
- a CDS encoding VOC family protein, with translation MRMDHVSYACEHDGLAATTERIASALGVEAVKGGVHPRFGTRNMIIPLAGHKYLEVVEVLNHPASDKAPFGQAVRARSEAGGGWMGWCVEVDDLAPFEQRLGRAAVKGNRKFPDGRELVWKQIGILGLIADPQVPYMLKWDGDPDLHPSNAYASEVKMSSLTIAGSAERVTEWLGEPVEKPLEDVAVEWLAPHGTPGILSVTFETASGAVTI, from the coding sequence ATGCGCATGGATCACGTTTCTTACGCCTGTGAACACGATGGCTTGGCAGCCACCACCGAACGTATTGCGTCTGCCCTCGGCGTTGAAGCCGTGAAGGGCGGAGTACACCCCCGCTTCGGGACCCGCAACATGATCATCCCGCTCGCGGGCCACAAGTACCTGGAAGTCGTTGAGGTACTGAACCACCCGGCGTCGGACAAGGCACCGTTTGGCCAGGCAGTGCGGGCACGCTCCGAAGCGGGCGGCGGCTGGATGGGCTGGTGTGTCGAGGTCGATGACCTCGCGCCCTTCGAGCAACGGCTGGGCCGTGCCGCGGTGAAGGGCAACCGCAAGTTCCCCGACGGCCGCGAGCTCGTCTGGAAGCAGATCGGCATCCTCGGCCTCATCGCCGACCCGCAGGTCCCGTACATGCTCAAATGGGACGGCGATCCGGATCTGCACCCGTCCAACGCCTATGCGAGCGAAGTCAAGATGTCCAGCCTCACCATTGCCGGCTCTGCGGAGCGCGTCACCGAATGGCTCGGCGAACCAGTGGAAAAACCCCTGGAAGACGTCGCCGTGGAATGGCTCGCCCCGCACGGTACCCCCGGAATCCTGTCCGTCACATTCGAGACGGCCTCGGGCGCCGTTACGATCTAA
- a CDS encoding LysR family transcriptional regulator, which produces MDLKRLPSPDDLLILLTVARLGRFNAVAETLGTTHTTISRRILALDKQLGGRTLERIPHGWELTELGSQAVAAAESIEGTLGLLAGRLSHSGDTLSGVVRISTPDGFGAEFVAPALVRLQRAHPLLNVELLSDTRKVSRNRSGVDLEVVVGNLEPGNAQPIFLSNYFLRLYASPSYARDHGLPETLDDVRQHGFVSYVESALKVEELGHRSTQLPVPRSSFQATSIFAQVEAVRRGAGIGLLPNFMVTRRTGLLPVLPHDFQRQLPIWAVARAESLRSAAVQAVLASLRSEIQDRGEDLGG; this is translated from the coding sequence ATGGACCTGAAGCGGCTACCGAGCCCGGATGACCTGCTGATCCTGCTGACGGTGGCCCGGCTGGGCCGGTTCAACGCTGTCGCGGAAACTCTGGGCACGACCCACACCACCATTTCGCGGCGAATTCTGGCATTGGACAAACAACTCGGGGGCCGGACCCTCGAACGCATCCCGCACGGCTGGGAACTCACCGAACTCGGCAGCCAGGCGGTGGCCGCTGCCGAATCGATTGAGGGCACCCTTGGCCTCCTCGCCGGGCGGCTCAGCCACAGCGGCGACACGCTCTCCGGCGTCGTCCGGATCAGCACTCCCGACGGTTTTGGCGCCGAGTTCGTGGCCCCGGCCCTCGTGCGCCTGCAGCGTGCGCACCCCCTGCTCAACGTCGAACTGCTCAGCGACACCCGCAAGGTCAGCAGAAACCGGTCCGGGGTGGACCTGGAAGTGGTGGTCGGCAACCTCGAACCCGGCAACGCCCAGCCAATTTTTCTGAGCAACTATTTCCTGCGGCTGTACGCGAGCCCCTCGTACGCCAGGGATCACGGGCTTCCTGAGACCCTGGATGATGTCCGGCAGCACGGCTTCGTCTCGTACGTGGAGTCCGCGCTCAAAGTGGAGGAACTGGGCCACCGGTCCACCCAGTTGCCGGTCCCCCGGTCCAGTTTCCAGGCGACGAGCATCTTCGCCCAGGTCGAGGCTGTGCGCCGCGGTGCCGGCATCGGACTGCTGCCGAACTTTATGGTGACACGCAGGACCGGGCTCCTGCCGGTACTGCCCCATGACTTCCAGCGCCAGCTCCCCATCTGGGCGGTGGCGCGTGCCGAATCGCTGCGCTCGGCCGCCGTCCAGGCCGTGCTCGCCTCGCTCCGCAGCGAAATCCAGGACCGCGGGGAAGACCTCGGCGGTTAG
- a CDS encoding bifunctional o-acetylhomoserine/o-acetylserine sulfhydrylase: protein MTNSWSFETRQIHAGQEPDATAGARALPIYQTTSFVFPSAESAANRFALAELAPIYTRIGNPTQDAVEQRVASLEGGLGALLLSSGQAAETFAILNVAEAGDHIVASPSLYGGTYNLFAHTLKKFGISVTFVADPDNLEQWRQAVRPNTKLFFGEVVSNPRQDVLDLEGISKVAHEAGVPLIVDNTLSTPFLIRPIEWGADIVVHSATKYLGGHGTAIAGVIVDSGNFDFGKDPERYPGFNTPDPTYNGIVYARDLGKDGALGANLSYILKARVQLLRDLGSAVSPFNAFLIAQGIETLSLRMERHVANATRVAEWLEARDDVDSVAYAGLPSSPWYERGRTYGPKGTGAVVSFTIAGGAEAGKSFVDALELHSHVANIGDVRSLVIHPASTTHSQLTAEQQEIAGVSPGLVRLSVGLEHIDDILSDLDAGFRAAKTA from the coding sequence ATGACCAATTCCTGGTCCTTCGAAACCCGCCAGATCCATGCCGGCCAGGAGCCGGACGCCACCGCCGGTGCGCGGGCCTTGCCGATTTACCAGACAACTTCGTTTGTCTTCCCGAGCGCGGAAAGCGCCGCCAACCGCTTCGCCCTCGCGGAACTGGCGCCCATCTATACCCGGATCGGCAACCCCACCCAGGACGCGGTGGAGCAGCGCGTGGCCAGCCTCGAAGGCGGCCTCGGAGCCCTGCTGTTGAGCTCTGGCCAGGCGGCCGAGACCTTCGCCATCCTGAACGTGGCCGAAGCCGGAGACCACATCGTGGCAAGTCCCAGCCTTTACGGCGGAACGTACAACCTGTTCGCCCACACCCTGAAAAAGTTCGGCATCAGCGTTACGTTTGTGGCCGATCCGGACAACCTCGAGCAGTGGCGCCAGGCTGTCCGGCCGAACACCAAACTGTTCTTCGGTGAGGTGGTCTCCAACCCCCGCCAGGACGTGCTGGACCTCGAGGGCATCTCGAAGGTTGCCCACGAGGCCGGGGTGCCGCTGATCGTCGACAACACCCTGTCAACACCCTTCCTCATCCGGCCAATCGAATGGGGAGCGGACATTGTGGTCCACTCCGCCACGAAGTACCTCGGCGGCCACGGCACCGCGATCGCCGGCGTGATCGTGGATTCCGGCAACTTCGACTTCGGCAAGGACCCGGAACGGTATCCCGGCTTCAACACCCCGGACCCCACCTACAACGGCATCGTGTACGCCCGGGACCTGGGCAAGGATGGCGCCCTCGGGGCCAACCTTTCCTATATCCTCAAGGCCAGGGTCCAGCTCCTCCGGGACCTCGGCTCGGCGGTCTCGCCGTTTAATGCGTTCCTTATTGCCCAGGGCATCGAGACGCTGAGCCTGCGGATGGAACGCCACGTAGCCAACGCCACCCGTGTTGCCGAATGGCTCGAAGCCAGGGACGACGTGGACTCCGTCGCCTACGCCGGACTGCCGTCCAGCCCCTGGTACGAGCGGGGCCGCACGTACGGGCCGAAGGGAACCGGTGCCGTGGTCAGCTTCACCATCGCCGGGGGAGCGGAGGCCGGCAAGAGTTTCGTCGATGCCCTCGAACTGCACTCCCATGTTGCCAACATCGGCGACGTGCGCTCGCTGGTCATCCATCCGGCGTCGACCACCCACAGCCAGCTCACCGCGGAACAGCAGGAGATCGCCGGCGTCAGCCCGGGACTCGTGCGCCTCTCCGTGGGACTGGAACACATTGATGACATCCTTTCTGATCTCGACGCCGGATTCCGGGCAGCGAAGACCGCGTAG
- a CDS encoding SGNH/GDSL hydrolase family protein, producing the protein MGDSFTEGIGDPEPASPGGHRGWADRVAEELSRGHSDFAYANLAVRGRLLQQIVDQQMAHCLSLRPDLISLSAGGNDLIRPGGDPDVLAEKLDSVVQILSLGGATVVLFNGPDSGASVLGRIRSKIAIYNENLRTVAARHDAVIADMWSLRQLRDPQMWDADRLHFSPLGHHTIAAMVLDALNVEHSLEPLSPKPLPQAGWREARSGDLVWAREYFVPWVVRRLRHQSLGDGVTAKRPSPGPVFGPGVPLGSGEGPPGTDEPARL; encoded by the coding sequence ATGGGCGATTCGTTCACCGAGGGAATCGGTGACCCCGAACCGGCAAGTCCGGGAGGCCACCGCGGCTGGGCGGACCGGGTCGCCGAGGAGTTGAGCCGTGGCCACAGCGACTTCGCCTACGCCAACCTTGCCGTCCGTGGCCGGTTGCTGCAGCAGATTGTCGACCAGCAAATGGCGCACTGCCTCTCCTTACGGCCGGACCTCATCTCGCTCTCAGCGGGCGGCAATGACCTGATCCGCCCCGGCGGCGATCCCGATGTATTGGCCGAGAAGCTGGATTCAGTAGTCCAGATCCTGAGCCTGGGCGGTGCCACGGTGGTCTTGTTCAACGGTCCGGATTCGGGGGCTTCGGTGCTTGGCCGGATCCGGAGCAAGATTGCGATCTACAACGAGAACCTTCGTACCGTCGCGGCCCGGCACGATGCTGTGATCGCGGACATGTGGTCCCTGCGCCAGCTCCGTGATCCGCAGATGTGGGACGCCGACCGGCTGCACTTTTCACCCCTCGGCCATCACACCATCGCTGCAATGGTGCTGGATGCGCTCAATGTCGAGCACAGCCTGGAGCCGCTCTCCCCCAAGCCCCTGCCACAGGCCGGCTGGCGGGAGGCCCGCTCCGGCGATCTGGTGTGGGCCAGGGAGTACTTTGTGCCGTGGGTGGTCCGCCGGTTGCGGCACCAGTCATTGGGCGACGGCGTCACGGCCAAGCGGCCCTCGCCGGGCCCGGTCTTCGGTCCCGGGGTGCCGTTGGGGTCCGGCGAGGGCCCGCCCGGCACCGACGAGCCCGCACGCTTGTGA
- a CDS encoding CoA-acylating methylmalonate-semialdehyde dehydrogenase, whose translation MERIPHVINGELIHDAERFGPVFNPATGEQEKEVVLASAARVEEAIAAARAALPGWRAMSLAKRTNIFFRVRELLLQRRPELAAILTSEHGKVLSDAEGEITRGLENIEFATGLSQALKGERSEQVASGVDVHSVRQPVGVVACITPFNFPAMVPLWMIGSALACGNTVLLKPSEKDPSSAVFIAQLFMEAGLPAGVLNVVHGDKEAVDVLLEHPEVKAISFVGSTPIAQSVYRRAADHGKRVQALGGAKNHMVVLPDADLDMAADAAISAAYGSAGERCMAVSVLVAVGNIADDLIAAITSRMAELKIGPGTDPASQMGPLITAEHRDKVASYVGGAADEGATVVVDGRTQEFDSNGFFIGVSLIDHVKPGMKVYDDEIFGPVLSVVRVESYSDAVQLVNDNEFGNGVAIFTRDGGAARQFEFDVEVGMVGVNVPIPVPVGTFSFGGWKNSLFGDTHMYGPESIRFYTRGKVVTTRWPDPSTSVIDLGFPQVN comes from the coding sequence ATGGAACGCATCCCACACGTCATCAACGGCGAACTGATCCACGACGCCGAGCGCTTCGGCCCGGTCTTCAACCCGGCCACCGGCGAGCAGGAAAAGGAAGTGGTGCTGGCTTCGGCGGCACGTGTCGAGGAGGCCATCGCGGCCGCCCGCGCCGCCCTGCCCGGCTGGCGGGCGATGAGCCTGGCCAAACGCACCAACATCTTCTTCCGCGTCCGCGAACTGCTCCTGCAGCGCCGCCCCGAGCTGGCAGCGATCCTGACCAGCGAGCACGGCAAGGTCCTCTCCGACGCCGAGGGCGAGATCACCCGCGGTCTGGAGAACATCGAATTCGCCACCGGGCTGTCCCAGGCGCTCAAGGGGGAGCGCTCCGAACAGGTGGCCAGCGGCGTCGACGTCCACTCGGTGCGCCAGCCCGTCGGTGTCGTTGCCTGCATCACACCGTTCAATTTCCCTGCCATGGTGCCGCTGTGGATGATCGGCAGCGCGCTGGCGTGCGGTAACACGGTATTGCTCAAGCCTAGCGAAAAGGACCCGTCCTCAGCCGTCTTCATCGCCCAGCTCTTTATGGAAGCCGGCCTGCCGGCAGGGGTCCTCAATGTGGTGCACGGAGACAAGGAAGCCGTGGACGTCCTCCTCGAACACCCGGAGGTCAAAGCAATCAGCTTCGTCGGCTCCACACCGATCGCCCAGTCCGTCTACCGCCGCGCCGCGGACCACGGCAAACGTGTCCAGGCCCTCGGCGGGGCCAAGAACCATATGGTCGTTCTGCCCGACGCTGACCTCGATATGGCCGCCGACGCCGCCATTTCAGCCGCCTACGGCTCCGCCGGAGAGCGTTGCATGGCGGTCAGCGTGCTGGTTGCGGTGGGTAACATCGCCGATGACCTCATTGCGGCGATCACGAGCCGGATGGCCGAGCTGAAGATCGGCCCGGGCACGGACCCGGCCTCGCAGATGGGGCCGCTCATCACCGCCGAGCACCGCGACAAGGTCGCCTCCTACGTTGGCGGCGCTGCGGACGAAGGCGCCACTGTCGTGGTGGACGGCCGGACGCAGGAGTTCGATTCCAACGGCTTCTTCATCGGCGTCAGCCTGATTGACCATGTCAAGCCAGGTATGAAGGTCTACGACGATGAGATCTTCGGCCCGGTCCTGTCCGTGGTGCGGGTGGAAAGCTACAGCGACGCCGTGCAGCTGGTCAACGACAACGAATTTGGCAACGGTGTGGCCATCTTCACCCGCGACGGCGGTGCCGCCCGGCAGTTCGAATTCGACGTCGAGGTCGGCATGGTGGGTGTCAATGTCCCGATTCCGGTCCCGGTGGGCACCTTCAGCTTCGGCGGGTGGAAGAACTCGCTCTTCGGCGACACCCACATGTACGGCCCGGAAAGCATCCGTTTCTACACCCGCGGCAAGGTGGTCACCACCCGCTGGCCCGATCCCTCCACCTCAGTGATCGACCTTGGTTTCCCGCAGGTCAACTGA
- a CDS encoding homoserine O-acetyltransferase produces MTISITRSGVPETTPSRNAGTCAASAPARVADVHPAPPAGAPDGTVQYLRIGALDLECGVTLPDVVLGYETWGTLNADGSNAVLIEHALTGDTHVTRGASEEPGWWEELAGPGAPVDTDRYFVVSINILGGCYGSTGPSTPAPDGQPWGSRFPLVTLRDTTAAEARLADALGIGSWYAVLGGSLGGARALEWAVTYPERVRHCAVISVGASSTAEQIAFAQAQTLAIRQDPNFRGGNYYGGPQPEAGLALARRIAHITYRSAAELDGRFGRNPQGAEAPLEAGSVAGRGRYQVESYLDHQGSKLVRRFDANSYIAITEALMSHDVCRGRGALSASLAAATAKFLIAAVESDRLYFPAQSLELAEALPGGAVLHMIDSPIGHDGFLTEIGQLSGQLRSHFFG; encoded by the coding sequence ATGACGATTTCCATCACCCGCAGTGGTGTCCCCGAAACCACACCGTCCCGCAACGCCGGGACATGCGCAGCGTCCGCACCGGCCCGGGTCGCGGACGTTCACCCTGCGCCCCCGGCCGGGGCGCCGGACGGGACCGTCCAGTACCTCCGGATCGGTGCCCTGGACCTCGAATGCGGCGTGACGCTCCCGGACGTGGTCCTCGGCTACGAAACATGGGGCACCCTTAACGCCGACGGCTCCAACGCCGTGCTGATCGAACACGCCCTCACCGGGGACACCCACGTCACGCGCGGCGCCAGCGAGGAGCCCGGCTGGTGGGAAGAACTCGCCGGCCCCGGTGCGCCCGTGGATACGGACCGGTACTTCGTGGTCTCCATCAACATCCTGGGCGGCTGCTACGGCTCCACGGGGCCCTCGACGCCGGCGCCGGACGGACAGCCCTGGGGATCCCGGTTCCCGCTGGTCACCCTGCGGGACACCACCGCGGCCGAGGCCAGGCTCGCTGACGCCCTGGGGATCGGGAGTTGGTACGCTGTCCTGGGCGGTTCGTTGGGCGGGGCACGTGCCCTCGAATGGGCCGTTACCTACCCGGAAAGGGTCCGGCACTGCGCCGTGATTTCAGTCGGCGCGAGCAGCACCGCCGAGCAGATCGCCTTTGCGCAGGCCCAGACCCTGGCGATCCGGCAGGATCCCAATTTCCGCGGCGGGAACTACTACGGCGGTCCGCAGCCGGAAGCCGGCCTCGCCCTGGCGCGCAGGATCGCGCACATCACGTACCGCTCCGCCGCCGAACTGGACGGACGGTTCGGCCGGAATCCCCAGGGGGCCGAAGCTCCGCTGGAAGCCGGATCGGTGGCCGGGCGGGGGCGCTACCAGGTGGAGAGCTACCTGGACCACCAAGGGAGCAAGCTGGTCCGGCGCTTCGACGCCAACAGCTACATCGCCATCACCGAAGCGCTGATGAGCCACGACGTATGCCGGGGGCGCGGGGCCCTTAGCGCATCCCTGGCGGCGGCCACAGCGAAGTTCCTGATCGCAGCCGTGGAGTCCGACCGGCTGTACTTCCCTGCCCAGTCCCTGGAACTGGCCGAGGCGCTGCCCGGTGGCGCCGTCCTGCACATGATCGACTCGCCCATCGGACACGACGGATTCCTGACCGAAATCGGCCAGCTCAGCGGGCAGTTACGCAGCCACTTCTTCGGCTAG
- the mmsB gene encoding 3-hydroxyisobutyrate dehydrogenase yields MAVIAWIGLGNMGGSMAGHLVAAGHEVRGFDLNPEAVAAAETAGVKPAAGIAEAVAGADAVFTMLPKGEHARAVYLGPDGVLAHAVTSTLLIDSSTIDIASAQALHDAAAEAGFRFVDAPVSGGMSGAKAGTLTFMVGGEAGAVADASVYITPMSANIFPTGGATSGQAAKICNNLMLFISLAAAAEGAVLADRLGLDKQTFWDIAAVSSGDSWAMRTWYPMPGVVPTAASNNDFAPTFTTELANKDIGLAISAARDTGTPLEIGEHVQQLFQRLIDSGQSGMDCSMIVKLVDGSLDAAR; encoded by the coding sequence ATGGCAGTAATCGCTTGGATCGGACTGGGGAACATGGGCGGGTCCATGGCAGGACACCTGGTAGCCGCCGGCCACGAAGTGCGTGGGTTCGACCTCAATCCCGAGGCCGTTGCCGCCGCCGAAACTGCGGGTGTCAAGCCCGCGGCCGGTATCGCCGAGGCAGTCGCGGGGGCGGATGCTGTCTTCACCATGCTGCCCAAGGGTGAGCACGCCCGCGCCGTGTACCTCGGCCCGGACGGCGTACTCGCCCACGCCGTCACCAGCACGTTGCTCATCGACTCCTCGACGATAGACATCGCCTCCGCCCAGGCCCTGCACGACGCCGCTGCGGAGGCAGGCTTCCGCTTTGTTGATGCCCCCGTCTCCGGCGGAATGAGCGGAGCGAAAGCCGGAACCCTGACCTTTATGGTCGGCGGAGAGGCCGGAGCCGTCGCCGATGCGAGCGTTTACATCACGCCGATGTCCGCCAACATCTTCCCGACCGGCGGTGCAACATCCGGCCAGGCCGCAAAGATCTGCAACAACCTCATGCTCTTCATCAGCCTGGCCGCGGCGGCCGAGGGGGCCGTTTTGGCTGACCGGCTGGGCCTGGACAAGCAGACCTTCTGGGACATCGCAGCTGTCTCCTCCGGGGACAGCTGGGCCATGCGGACCTGGTACCCGATGCCCGGCGTTGTGCCCACCGCCGCCTCAAACAACGACTTCGCGCCCACGTTCACCACCGAGCTGGCCAATAAGGACATCGGGTTGGCCATCAGCGCCGCCCGCGACACCGGCACCCCGCTCGAAATCGGCGAGCACGTCCAGCAGCTCTTCCAGCGGTTGATCGACTCCGGCCAGTCCGGCATGGACTGCTCCATGATCGTCAAGCTCGTCGACGGTTCCCTCGACGCCGCTCGCTAG